CCTTCCGAATATAACACTTATCTTTATAAGGGCTTGCCCCCCGGGCCGGTGAATAATCCCGGCTTGGCATCCATACAGGCGGCAGTGGCCCCCGCCGATGTAGACTACCTGTATTTTGTGGCCAACGACCAGGGACGGCATATCTTTTCTACCACACTCGATGAACACAATGAAATCGTTCGTGTTCTTCGGCAACCAGACTAGGGTCACTATGCATTGGCAACCAGGCTACCACTTTTTCAAATTGGTAAGGTGAATCTCCGCGATCTGAATCCAGTTCAGGCTGAAGCCGTAGAGTATGTGGACTCCCCGGTGCTTATTTTTGCTGGGGCAGGCAGCGGCAAAACTCGGGTTCTCACCTATAAAATTGCCTACCTTATAGATGAGAAGGGAGTACCGCCCTCTCAGATTCTGGCAGTCACTTTCACCAACAAGGCTGCCCGGGAAATGCGTAGCCGCGTAGATGCTCTCCTTTATGGAAAAGGAAGAAGTCGAGGCAAACCTGCCGCTCATGAAGTGAGCACCCTCCCGGGTGGTACCACCGATGTGCATATAGGCACCTTCCATGCTATCTGTGCGCGCATTTTACGTCAGGAAATTCATCGCTTGGGCTACCAGCGCGATTTTGTCATCTATGATACCGAGGATCAACTGCGCTTGCTCAAATCGATTCTCGCGCAGAACGATTATGATCTCGATCTGTATCCACCTCAGGCTTTTCAGTCCCGTCTCAGCCGCGCGAAAAATTGCATGCTCGCTCCGGACCAGATGGCTGACCAAATCGCTGGCATTGAGGGAGAGATCCTGGTATCTGTGTACCGGGATTACCAGCAGAGCCTGAAAGGGAACAACGCCCTGGATTTCGACGATCTGCTCTTGTTACCACTCGTTTTATTCAATGAGCACCCCCGTGTGCTGGGGCGTTATCGAAAGCAGTTTCAATATATCCTTGTGGATGAATACCAGGACACCAATCGGGCCCAGTTTGAGTTTGTCCGCTTGTTGGCTGAGAAGCACCGGCAGATCTGTGTTGTCGGTGACGATGATCAGTCCATTTATACCTGGCGTGGGGCCGATATCACCAATATCCTCAACTTCGCCAAGGTATTCAGGGATGCTAAAGTCTTTAAGTTGGAACAGAACTATCGGTCGACATCGGTTATCCTGAAAGCCGCTGGAGTGGTTGTAGCGCACAACAAAAGCCGTGCCTCCAAAACGCTATGGACAGAGCGGGCTGGGGGAGAGTTGATTCACATCTTTCCCGCCCGCGATGAGCGCGAGGAAGCCGAACAGGTCTATCGGCGTATCCAGCACGAGATTCTGGTTGAGAAACGGCGTTTCAGAGACATAGTGATATTATACCGCACCAATGCCCAGAGCCGGGCGCTGGAGGATGCCCTCCGACGCCGGACCATGGCCTATGAGATCGTCGGGGGCACCAAGTTCTATGAGCGCAAAGAGGTGAAGGATATCCTGGCCTATTTAAAGTTGTTGGTCAATCCCTCCGATTCGGTAAGCCTGGAGCGGATCATCAATTTCCCCCCGCGAGCCATCGGGGAGACATCCATGAACCGTTTACAGGCCTATGCGCGCGGAAAGCACATGACGCTGTTCGAGGCTCTGGATTGTGGCTTGGAGGCCGGAGTCCAACCGAAACAGTCCCAGGCCATGAAAGATTTCAAGGCTCTCATTGAACGCTACCGGGCCCTGGTTTCCAGCCCAGCTAAAGAAGAGCATGGTGGTAAAGCGATCTCCGATGAGTACGTCGCTGCCCAGGATGCTGATAGGGCGGGAGATCTGGGCATTGAGGAACTGGTGGCAACCCTCTTAGAAGA
The Candidatus Neomarinimicrobiota bacterium DNA segment above includes these coding regions:
- a CDS encoding endolytic transglycosylase MltG; this encodes PSEYNTYLYKGLPPGPVNNPGLASIQAAVAPADVDYLYFVANDQGRHIFSTTLDEHNEIVRVLRQPD
- a CDS encoding ATP-dependent helicase produces the protein MNLRDLNPVQAEAVEYVDSPVLIFAGAGSGKTRVLTYKIAYLIDEKGVPPSQILAVTFTNKAAREMRSRVDALLYGKGRSRGKPAAHEVSTLPGGTTDVHIGTFHAICARILRQEIHRLGYQRDFVIYDTEDQLRLLKSILAQNDYDLDLYPPQAFQSRLSRAKNCMLAPDQMADQIAGIEGEILVSVYRDYQQSLKGNNALDFDDLLLLPLVLFNEHPRVLGRYRKQFQYILVDEYQDTNRAQFEFVRLLAEKHRQICVVGDDDQSIYTWRGADITNILNFAKVFRDAKVFKLEQNYRSTSVILKAAGVVVAHNKSRASKTLWTERAGGELIHIFPARDEREEAEQVYRRIQHEILVEKRRFRDIVILYRTNAQSRALEDALRRRTMAYEIVGGTKFYERKEVKDILAYLKLLVNPSDSVSLERIINFPPRAIGETSMNRLQAYARGKHMTLFEALDCGLEAGVQPKQSQAMKDFKALIERYRALVSSPAKEEHGGKAISDEYVAAQDADRAGDLGIEELVATLLEEIGIVQYYRRQETMDARERLDNIEELVRSLAQFHEEREGATLRDFLEEVSLLTDIDRWNDETSGVTLMTLHSAKGLEFPVVFLTGLEEGLFPLMRPDADGSDEEEERRLFYVGLTRAQDKVYLSYANQRRRWASGKVNGIMSRFIRELPEELVVWPSKGEVSESVDYSGPPAGTAKTHHITRTLETTVQSILDDFVVGAWVEHKIFGKGQITAREGIGDNLKLTVKFNDGKVKKLVARYADLNRL